The Saccharolobus shibatae B12 genomic interval GACAGAGTATTTCCTGAGAAATTCTCGCAACTTAACGCACATGGATCTCCAGTTTACGCTCACCTCCTGGATATAACCTTAACGCTACTATTCCTCTTAATTCCAGTATTTTCAATAGATGCTGCCGTATCACTATATGGTGCTTCTATAGTTGGAATGTTGTATTTCTTGGCAGTAGGTATTTCAGCCATAATATTTGGACAGAAGACTAAAAGTGGATTAATGAAGATTGCAGGTATCTTAATGACGATTTATTTCGTATATCTGACCTATGAAGCTGCGACAAATCCCTTGTTCGGTTTCTCAACGACGTCTGGTGTTAATATTATCACTTTGTCATTTGTTCTTGGGTCTTTTATATCGGGCATAATAATCTGGAGTATAACTAAGTACATGAATTCAAAGAAAGGAATAGATCTATCGTTAACTTTTAAGGAAATTCCTCCAGAGTAGGTCAAACATTTTCTCAGAGAAAGTAATCAGTTTCTCAATATCCTTTTCATTAAGCTCCAAGGGTATTGAATATCCTAATCTAATTTTGATGTCGTCTAATAATCTGATGATATCCCTTTCTTTAATTCTAATTTCGGAGAGTCTATCATCGTGTGAATATCTCGATATTACTCTAAAAAGCCCATCAAAATCAAGATACCATGGTATGTCAGCCCCTAACTTGATTAATGTTGCATTTAGCATTAAGTATAGAGACTCTTCGGCAGCTATTGCTGCTATTTCATAAAATCCTGAATTAAAATTGAATTTTGATGCACGTAAAAGCTCATTTGCCCTTTGGAATAATGGTTCTAAGTTCATAATATTAACAATTAGATTACGCTTTTTAAGTTCTTTACGCCTAGTCTTTACTTTATTGACAGTTTATCCATAATTTCCTTGGGCATCTCAGTTGATTTCCATATTTTTGGATTAATTGCTATTTGTATTAAATATCCTTCAGTTGTCAGTTCCCCATCCCTCAAAATCCTAAAGTCAAACTTTATCGTTTTATTAGACAAGATTTTTGGGTTTAATAAAATAGTAAGCCTGTCACCTAACTTGACTGGTTTACGGTATATGGCATGGGATTCCGCTATAACAAACCACAAATCTTCATTGACTATGGGATATGGTATTCCAACTTTTTCTTTAATAAATTTTTCTATCGTATTGGTAAAAAATCTATAATATGCGGCGTAGTGTGCTATACCTTGAGCGTCAGTATCATATATTCTAACTACATCTTCAAAAACATATTCGATATTCTCCATGTTCTATGCGTTATTCATCATGGTTTTTATCTTTTTACTCTAAAACGCACTAGGATTTAGGAAATATGGCCATTATTGTAAGGTCACTGAATTCATTGTTTTCATTCAATAACGATACTAAGTTATCATAATCCCTCCTTCTCTCATCATCGTAACTGAGTTTCTCAAATACCACTATTCTACAGTTTAAATTATTATCATAGAGGAATTTAGCTACTTTTTGTGGCCCATCTTTGTAAGGTTCTGGTATTACCACGGCTACACGACCCATCTTCAATATGTTAAGAAGATCATTCAAAGATTTCGATATATCTCCCCTTACATGTAAGGTTACAAAGCCAATAAAATTTATGTCAAGACCCAGTCTAGAAAGGGCAATATTTAGAGAGGATACTCCAGAGATTATATTTACCTTAACACCTTTACTTGCAGCTATATTCTTTATCTTTTCCACAAATTGCCAGTCAGATACTGAAGGATCTCCATGATCAAGTATTGCAACGTTCTCAGTTTTCCCTATTTCAATAATCTCTTCTAGCGTTTCACTCTCTTTTTTATATGTTAATACCACCGTTCGTTTACCTTCCAATATTGGCCAAAATCTTTCTAAGACTGATTTCCATCCGGCTACTATTGAACTATCCTTTATGGCCTTATATCCCTTTAATGTAAGATACTCTGGATCTCCAGGGCCTACTCCAATGATGTAAACTGGAATTTCACTCACCTTCATAAGTTGCTACTGCAATAGTGGAATTTCTACTTATGGTTATTTTTCTCAATATCAATTTTGAATTAATTCCACCAGCTATTAGGGCGGAAATTTCAGCTACCCCTTTCAAGCCAACTTCAATGAGGGTTTTGCTAGGAGGAGTAAGGCATGGATTTGTAAAGTTGTTTATCTCCTCCTCGTTTACTAATCTAAATTTAACATTAAATTCATCAGCAATTTTCTTGACCTCTTTTCGAATAGACGCAATTATGCCAATCCTCTCTCTTTTTAAGTTAAGCCTCTCTAGTACTTTGTATATTCCATCTCTAATCTCATCTATTTTCACGTCTTTTTTAGACCCTACACCTATTGATATCTTTAGTGGTTTCAGCCATACTACTATCTTATCCCTATACTCCTTATCGTTCCTCAACGATACGATGTAGTTGCACTCCTCACTATTTATCCTTATATTTTCGGGGAACGTGAAGTTAATATCGACTCCATCCACACAAACATACTCATCTCTCAATAGGACTGCATTTATCTTAACGATATTTTCGGGATTTAATATTTTCGCAACTAAAATGTTCGCTATCTTTTCAACACTTAACTTACCTTTTAATTCAGCAGCTGTGGTTATTATCGGTGTTGAGTTTAAAATTACAGATAAGTCTCTTGCGATATCGTTAGCACCCCAATGGCCACCAAGAAGGGGTATAACGTAATTTATTTTATCGTCAATACATATTATTGCAGGATCCTCGGTCTTAGACTTCGCGTATTTGCAAATAATCCTAGTGGCTCCTTCTAGTGCCATTACAAATATAATCGCATCATAACATCTCCATACTGTTTCGATATCTGCGTCCTTATACTTAAAATGGACTACGGGTATCTCAAATCTTTTTAGCTTCTCCTTAACTATTTCGCCTGCTTTGAAACCGTCTTCAGAGGCTGAGATTATGGCAATTCCTCGCCATAAGTTTTCTATCATTCTCAGTCTTCCTCTACTTTCCAAGGCCTATATGAATGATTATGCTTAGGATCATATACACTAGATCTTACCATGTTCTTGATCTGTTGTGGATCTGACGCTAGTCCTACTATTATTACTGAATCCCTATATATCTTAGCTTCCCTAACCTTACTCACGATGTCAGCCAAAGTTCCTTTAATTATCCTTTGCTCTGGCCAAGTTGCGCGATAGACCACTATCACTGGAGTATCGTCAGTCAATCCTCCCTCCTTAAGATCATTAACTACTCTGTCTATGATATGTATTCCAGTATAGATTACCATAGTAGCTCCAATCTTTACCATTTTGGCGAAATCTTTTATGGAACCTTGCATTGGGACTCTCAGTGAGGCTCTTGTTATAATAACAGTTTGGGAAAGCTTGGGGACTGTTAACTCAATGGGTATTACAGAAGCCGCAGCAATAGCTGCAGTGATACCTGGTACAACTTCGAATGGGATTCCAGCAGCTTCTAATGCCCACATCTCCTCAAATAACGCTCCGTAGATTGATGAGTCCCCAGATTTGAGTCTAACAACTAGTTTTCCTTCACTCGCTTTTTTGACCATTATCTCCACTATCTCATTTAATGTAAGCGATGAACTATTGTATACTTCGGCATCCTTTCGAGACCATTTCAATATTTCTGGATTTACAAGGGAACCTGCGTATACTATTACATCAGCTGTTTCTATATATTTCTTGGCCTTTACTGTAATTAGTTCTGGATCTCCTGGGCCAGATCCAATGAAAACCACTTTTCCTACCATTATTGTCACCTTTTCTTTCTCAAAGCTATTATCATTGAGAAGTAATCCTTATCATTAATGATCTCTTTTTCCATATTAACTAACTTTTCGTCATTCATGAAACATCTTCTAGCATAAAGTAAGTCGTATTTGTTGGAAAGCATTTGAGCTATTTCCTTAATGTTCTCATTAGCCTTAAGTACTATTATAGTCTCGAATATTTCGCTAGCTTTTTCAATAGAGTCTAGTCTTGAAGCTGGTATTATACTTATCGAATCCTCAGAATTCGCTAAAGATATCATGGCTTTTGAGGCACAAGCGGTTACGGAAGAGACGCCGGGGATAATTTCCACGTTAATATTACATGGTAATTTCTCCTTTATTCTGAAGAATGTGCTATATAACGTTGGATCACCTAAGGTTACAAATGCGGAGTCGCCTTCACTTTCATTACAGATCTTCTCTCCTATCTTTTTCAACTCATTCTCATTAACGTCTTTTGCCATGGGAAAACCTAATAGAACCAGCTTTGAATTACTGTCAGCATATTTCTTGACTATGTTCTCTGCCAGACTTCTATTGGTTCCAGTGGAATAGGGAATGAAGATAGTTTTAGCCTCCTTAAGGATTTTCGCTCCTCTTATAGTTATTAACTCCTCATCACCTGGCCCTAATCCAACCACGTAAAGTTTCATTGCTTTTCACCCGAAATTATAAATATTGGATTTCTCGCCATCATTGCAGTACCTACTTTTGTTTTCATACCTTTTGCAATAATTACCTCCGTTATCTCTAAATTCATGAATCCAATGTTCTCCATCGCAGATATGGCATTATTTACAGTTTCCAATAGTATAGCGTCAATAACTACTCTTCCACCTTTTTTTATTATTTCCCAAGAGGCCGATATAATTTCCTTAATTTTCTCTGATCCACCTCCTATGAAAATCCTATCGAATTTCTCATTAATCGTAAACAATATCTCCGGCGCTTCACCTTTTATGAGTACTATGTTATTTAAAACTCCAAACTTTTCAGCATTTCTCCTAGTTAAGTTAATAGCCTTTTCCTCCTTATCTACACCGTAAACCTTCCCAGTACTTCCAACCAGTAATGAAGCCTCTACAGTAACGCTACCCGTTCCACATCCAATATCTAAGACCGTATCACCTTTTCTTATCCTCAATTTGGATAAAGCCAAAGCCCTTATCTCCTCCTTAGTCATTGGTATTTCCTCATCCCTTTCAAAGAAGTTATCTGGAATCCCTGGTATAACGTAGTCCCATTCCATTTAACATCCCACCCTACTCAAAGATTCACCATCATAATCGAAAATAATTACGCAGAAGTTTATATCACCATTAAAACCTTTTATCCTACTCAATATTTTCTCCGCTACAATGTTCATCACTTTCCTTCTCTGCTCTTTTGTCATATACGTGAAAGCTTCCTCAACTGATAGAGCGTTTGATATTTTAGCCAGCACGTCATAGGGGAGTCCTGCTAGAACTGAAGCATGGGTTAATGATTCCAGTCTAGCGTCACCTTGTGAATAATGAGTGTTAAAAATGCCTGCATATACTTTAAGAAGTTTTGCAGGTAATCCAGCTAGTATTACCTTCCTAAAAACACTACTTGCTAACTTTATCGAATCCCCTATCCTATCCCCTACTTTTATAATGCTGTTACTATCAAATAACTCTGATGCATATTTTGCTGCGGAATTCCCTGGGGCAATCACTACGAAGTCGTAAGACTGCCTAATTACATTAAGCTCACATTTAATATGCTCTAAGTAATCATCATCACTAACAGGCGTCTCAATACCCGTCGTACCCAATATGGAAATCCCACCCACTATTCCAACCATTTTATTTAAGGTATTTTCAGCAATGATTTCTCCATTTGGTACTTCAATCGTTATCTGTATTCCCTTATCTGTAACTTCCCTTATTGCGTTGATTACCATATCTCTTACAGTAGGACTTATTGCCGTCTCCCCCATGGTTGCCTTTAACCCACTCCTTGTAACTTTGCCAACTCCCTTTCCTCCAACTATGACAATTTCATTACTCTCATTTAGTTTAGCACAACATCTTATCACTAACCCATCTAGGATATCTGGATTATCTCCCGAAAATTTCTTAACTTCAGCACATGCGATTCCACTATCTATCTCAACTTTTTCTACGGGTATTTCCAGTCTTAATCCTATGGGTGTCGGTATTACCACTGTGTTTCTTTTCTCTCTATTAAGTAATCCTATAACTGCTGCCTTTGCGGCTGCAGAGGCTGCAGCTCCAGTGGTTATTCCAAATCTCTTCAAAGAGTTTATTATCATAGCTCGTATTTCCTCTCGTAACCTCTTGGTGTTATCATGTAATTTTTATAACTATAAGTTAATGAATTTCCTATTATCATTGTAGTAGTCATACCTATCTCATTCATATGTTCTTTCCATGACGACAAGGTCGTTATTACTATGTTCTCATTATTCCTATACGCACTCTTAACTAATCCCACTGGGGTATTCGGCTTCCTATGTTTTGAAACTATATCCATTACTTCTATTAATAAATTCTCATTAATTAAATTATAAAATACTATTACAAAATCAGCCTCTGCAGCCTTGGTTACTTTATGTAAAATCTCCTCTCGTGATATTAATAAATCACTTAGGCTTATTACGACGAAGTCAAGAGAAAGGGGACTTCCTAGTCTAGCAGCAGCTGCCAAAGCAGCAGTTACTCCCGGTATCACTTCAACGTCTAAATCCAATTTTCTTCTGGCTATCAAGTCAAATACCAAACCAGCCATTCCATAGACCTGTGGATCACCACTAGATACTAAGGCAACAGTATTATCTGACTCTAAGGCTTTTTCTATTGCAGTGTTAGCCCTAAATATTTCCTCTTTCATTCTAGCTCCTATTACTTCCTTTTTTCCACCTAGGACGTCAGATATTAGCCTTAAGTATGTATTATATCCAATTATTACGTTTGACTTTTCCAAAACTTCTTGTGCCTTTATAGTTCTTTGTTCTTTTGATCCTGGTCCAATTCCTACAATGTATAATTTCCCCATTTTCATCCCTCCATTGCCATTTTAATAATCTCATTAATAATCGCCACTGCTATACCGCTCCCACCATAAGTCCCAGTTAATACTACAGATGGAATTTTACTCTCTATCAACGCTTCCTTGGATTCCTTGGCGTTTGTGAAACCTGGAGGTGTTGCTACTATAAATGGTATATCAACCCCTTGCTTAACCAATTTAATCGTTTCTATAAGTGCAGTCGGAGCGTTTCCTATAACCACCACTTTGCCACCTTGTCCAATTGATAACCTCATGGCAGCTGCGGCCCTAGTTATCCCCAATTCCTTTGATAGCTCCTTCGTCCTTTCATCATCTATCATACAAGTAACCTTTTTCCATCTAATACCTACAGAGACCATTTTCACATCGGCTACGATTTCGCTTCCAGCTCTTATTGCCTCAATCCCCGTATCCAAGTTGGTCACCTTCAAGTATCTTGCTACTTCTGGATTTCCAGATGCGAAAACGGCTTTTCCTATTACTCTTTTCTCCCTCTCATCTTTAACATCTAAATTTGATAGAATATAGTTCATACTTCTCTCTTCTATCTCATAAGGATCCTCCGTGTATTCAAGAGTTGGAAGTGCATCTAATGCCCTCGCCAATCTGTAATATAGTGCCAATCCAATCAAGGGTGATGACGAAAGCGGTTCTGTAACGTAAAACTCCACTTCCTTTCCACTTATCTTACTTACCTCCCAACTGTTCAACCTTTGGATTCCTAGCTCTCCCATGATGTCTCTAAAAACATGATTTCCTCTTCCTAGAAACACTAACCCTATTATTACTCTCCTATACCCTTCTTTAATGATCTCATTTAGTAGAGATCTCCAATCGGGCTTGGCGAATTCGTTATAAGTTAAGTATATAGGTACTGAGATTTTTTCCTTCAAGTAATTTATCATACCTTCAATATCACTATTATATGTCTCTCTCCTTGAACCGTGACCTATTAGCATTATTGCAGTATTGGATTGTCTATCCACATATTCATTTTCATCATCTAGTATTTAAGGATTGTTAATGTACGTGATTTGTGGATTACTTCAATTTTCATCTGAGTTGACGTGGAACCTACTTTTAAATCAACGCATGATTTCGAATTTAAGAAAACTTAACGAACTTAATATCTAAGAAAATTGAACTAATCCACAAAGCATAATATACGTGCTTTGTTTAGTGTTAATCAGTAATAACTAAGTTTATGTACTAACTCTTTCTTACTCTTATTTTATATTCAACTATTTTGCGTATTTTTTAGCCTTTGTGCATATATGGTCTCAAGGTATACTAAGTTATTTAATATTTGAGAAGAAGATGATTTCGAATCAAAAACTCTTAGGCAACGCTCTCTCTTTTTGGTAATATAAAATTAAATGTGTAGTAACTAGGGCATAAACTTTATATTTACTTAGCTAAGTAAATATAACCAATGGAAAAGGTAAAAATATTAGGATTTGCAGGTAGTTTAAGGAAACAGTCATATAATAAAATGCTCTTAAAGGTAGCCCAGACACTACTTCCTGATAACGTGACGATGGAAATATTTGATTTAGAAGGTATACCACCATTTAATGTAGACCTAGAACCACCAGAAATAGTAAAAGTATTTAAAGAGAAGATAAGATCAGCAGATGCGCTGCTCATAGCTACACCTGAGTATAATTACTCAATACCTGGCGTACTAAAAAATGCTATAGATTGGGCTTCATTTCCGCCTAAGGATAACTCATTTGAAGGTAAGCCGGTTGCCGTAATTAGTGCATCAATAGGTATGTTAGGTGGTGCTAGAGCTCAATATCATCTAAGACAAATTTTTGTGTTCTTAAATATGATACCAGTCAATAGGCCAGAGGTTTTCGTTACATTTGCCCATAAAAAGTTTGATGAAAACGGTAACCTCTTAGATGAGGACGCTAAAAAGTATTTAAGAGAACTATTACAAAATCTCGTAAAGTTGGCTGAAGTAGTGAAGATTGGGAGGGACCTAAAGCTTCTTTAATGTTAAGTTTTTCTTTAATTCCAAGTATGCCATATTAAATACTTAATTTGCTTTATTTAATATATCGCTAAGTTGATCTAAATTGGTAAAATTTACCCATAGTGTCATCACTGAGCCACAAATTAATTAGGTTAACTGATCTTCATGAAGAGAAGACGTTAAACTGATATACTTAATATACGTTTGAATATTAGAAAGAAAATTTATACCTTAATAATGACACCATGTCCACACTCCAATCGACAAAGCATAATATACGCGTTTATAACTCGCTTATGAGCCCTACTAGAGGTTTAATATTTTGCCATTGAAGTTGAGGCTGATATAATAATACTCAGAATCGGAACTTTATCTATCATGTTGTAATTGACACATACCGTAATAAAG includes:
- a CDS encoding cobalt-factor II C(20)-methyltransferase — its product is MKLYVVGLGPGDEELITIRGAKILKEAKTIFIPYSTGTNRSLAENIVKKYADSNSKLVLLGFPMAKDVNENELKKIGEKICNESEGDSAFVTLGDPTLYSTFFRIKEKLPCNINVEIIPGVSSVTACASKAMISLANSEDSISIIPASRLDSIEKASEIFETIIVLKANENIKEIAQMLSNKYDLLYARRCFMNDEKLVNMEKEIINDKDYFSMIIALRKKR
- a CDS encoding HEPN domain-containing protein, with amino-acid sequence MNLEPLFQRANELLRASKFNFNSGFYEIAAIAAEESLYLMLNATLIKLGADIPWYLDFDGLFRVISRYSHDDRLSEIRIKERDIIRLLDDIKIRLGYSIPLELNEKDIEKLITFSEKMFDLLWRNFLKS
- a CDS encoding NADPH-dependent FMN reductase, with the translated sequence MEKVKILGFAGSLRKQSYNKMLLKVAQTLLPDNVTMEIFDLEGIPPFNVDLEPPEIVKVFKEKIRSADALLIATPEYNYSIPGVLKNAIDWASFPPKDNSFEGKPVAVISASIGMLGGARAQYHLRQIFVFLNMIPVNRPEVFVTFAHKKFDENGNLLDEDAKKYLRELLQNLVKLAEVVKIGRDLKLL
- a CDS encoding cobalt-precorrin-7 (C(5))-methyltransferase; the encoded protein is MKVSEIPVYIIGVGPGDPEYLTLKGYKAIKDSSIVAGWKSVLERFWPILEGKRTVVLTYKKESETLEEIIEIGKTENVAILDHGDPSVSDWQFVEKIKNIAASKGVKVNIISGVSSLNIALSRLGLDINFIGFVTLHVRGDISKSLNDLLNILKMGRVAVVIPEPYKDGPQKVAKFLYDNNLNCRIVVFEKLSYDDERRRDYDNLVSLLNENNEFSDLTIMAIFPKS
- a CDS encoding acyl-CoA thioesterase — encoded protein: MENIEYVFEDVVRIYDTDAQGIAHYAAYYRFFTNTIEKFIKEKVGIPYPIVNEDLWFVIAESHAIYRKPVKLGDRLTILLNPKILSNKTIKFDFRILRDGELTTEGYLIQIAINPKIWKSTEMPKEIMDKLSIK
- a CDS encoding precorrin-3B C(17)-methyltransferase; translation: MKMGKLYIVGIGPGSKEQRTIKAQEVLEKSNVIIGYNTYLRLISDVLGGKKEVIGARMKEEIFRANTAIEKALESDNTVALVSSGDPQVYGMAGLVFDLIARRKLDLDVEVIPGVTAALAAAARLGSPLSLDFVVISLSDLLISREEILHKVTKAAEADFVIVFYNLINENLLIEVMDIVSKHRKPNTPVGLVKSAYRNNENIVITTLSSWKEHMNEIGMTTTMIIGNSLTYSYKNYMITPRGYERKYEL
- the cbiG gene encoding cobalt-precorrin 5A hydrolase, with amino-acid sequence MIENLWRGIAIISASEDGFKAGEIVKEKLKRFEIPVVHFKYKDADIETVWRCYDAIIFVMALEGATRIICKYAKSKTEDPAIICIDDKINYVIPLLGGHWGANDIARDLSVILNSTPIITTAAELKGKLSVEKIANILVAKILNPENIVKINAVLLRDEYVCVDGVDINFTFPENIRINSEECNYIVSLRNDKEYRDKIVVWLKPLKISIGVGSKKDVKIDEIRDGIYKVLERLNLKRERIGIIASIRKEVKKIADEFNVKFRLVNEEEINNFTNPCLTPPSKTLIEVGLKGVAEISALIAGGINSKLILRKITISRNSTIAVATYEGE
- the cobM gene encoding precorrin-4 C(11)-methyltransferase; protein product: MVGKVVFIGSGPGDPELITVKAKKYIETADVIVYAGSLVNPEILKWSRKDAEVYNSSSLTLNEIVEIMVKKASEGKLVVRLKSGDSSIYGALFEEMWALEAAGIPFEVVPGITAAIAAASVIPIELTVPKLSQTVIITRASLRVPMQGSIKDFAKMVKIGATMVIYTGIHIIDRVVNDLKEGGLTDDTPVIVVYRATWPEQRIIKGTLADIVSKVREAKIYRDSVIIVGLASDPQQIKNMVRSSVYDPKHNHSYRPWKVEED
- a CDS encoding precorrin-8X methylmutase — its product is MDRQSNTAIMLIGHGSRRETYNSDIEGMINYLKEKISVPIYLTYNEFAKPDWRSLLNEIIKEGYRRVIIGLVFLGRGNHVFRDIMGELGIQRLNSWEVSKISGKEVEFYVTEPLSSSPLIGLALYYRLARALDALPTLEYTEDPYEIEERSMNYILSNLDVKDEREKRVIGKAVFASGNPEVARYLKVTNLDTGIEAIRAGSEIVADVKMVSVGIRWKKVTCMIDDERTKELSKELGITRAAAAMRLSIGQGGKVVVIGNAPTALIETIKLVKQGVDIPFIVATPPGFTNAKESKEALIESKIPSVVLTGTYGGSGIAVAIINEIIKMAMEG
- the cbiT gene encoding precorrin-6Y C5,15-methyltransferase (decarboxylating) subunit CbiT, producing the protein MEWDYVIPGIPDNFFERDEEIPMTKEEIRALALSKLRIRKGDTVLDIGCGTGSVTVEASLLVGSTGKVYGVDKEEKAINLTRRNAEKFGVLNNIVLIKGEAPEILFTINEKFDRIFIGGGSEKIKEIISASWEIIKKGGRVVIDAILLETVNNAISAMENIGFMNLEITEVIIAKGMKTKVGTAMMARNPIFIISGEKQ
- the cbiD gene encoding cobalt-precorrin-5B (C(1))-methyltransferase CbiD, whose amino-acid sequence is MIINSLKRFGITTGAAASAAAKAAVIGLLNREKRNTVVIPTPIGLRLEIPVEKVEIDSGIACAEVKKFSGDNPDILDGLVIRCCAKLNESNEIVIVGGKGVGKVTRSGLKATMGETAISPTVRDMVINAIREVTDKGIQITIEVPNGEIIAENTLNKMVGIVGGISILGTTGIETPVSDDDYLEHIKCELNVIRQSYDFVVIAPGNSAAKYASELFDSNSIIKVGDRIGDSIKLASSVFRKVILAGLPAKLLKVYAGIFNTHYSQGDARLESLTHASVLAGLPYDVLAKISNALSVEEAFTYMTKEQRRKVMNIVAEKILSRIKGFNGDINFCVIIFDYDGESLSRVGC